The DNA region GCTGCATCTCCTGGTGCACTCTGGGTAAACACTGATAACAGAGgctctcttctgtttttcttgttcctcCACTCCGTCACCGCCGACACAGAGGATTCCTTTCATGTTACGGCGTTGCAACAGTTTCACTCCTCAGATGACTCAATACAGAGCCAATCCAGCTGTTTGTAGCTGGAACAGCCTCAGGAGAGTCCGACTGGAGATGCCTCTTATGTGCAGAAGGGCAGCCAGTTTCATCAACACGGCTCCGACATGTGTGTCTGAAAACATGTTTACTGAAAGAGCAGGAAACATGAACCGACCAATCACAGCTCAGCTGGAGTCCAAGTGGAGTTTCAGGACAACAAATCTAAACGATCCTCATCCAGACGACTTTGTCCGTCCAGGTCAAATGTCTGACAGCTGCTGGTTTGAAGCCTCCACTTACTAATTCGTCTGGATCTGACCTGATTGGGTGACctggtctgtcagtcacacagtagccccgcccccagcccctccccttccctctaaatgaacatcatgttgtgtttcagactgagaccagaaactcatgaGGGAGGAGGgtggacattttcccatagacttcaattcaatctgacttctgactacagccagtggagtcctgatggtcattagatagactgaaGGTTTAAGGTGCTTAAGGCCAcagtcctggtccaggtttaCAGACTCTGTATAGATCAGCTGATGCTCTGACTCACCAGTCTCTGCAGGATCCTCTTGCTCTTGTCGTCGGTGCAGTAGTCAGACATGATGCTCCGgtggaccaggaccaggccGTTCAGGAACAACCAGGAGCCAAACCAGAGCAGAGCGAACAGCAGAGTCCCACGACGGGACCAGAGCCGGAGGCCCAGCCACCGGAGCAGACACAGCCTCCCGCCGCCCGCCACCAGGCCTCCAGGAAGCATGGCGGCCGCTGTCTCTGAGCACGCTGCTAAGAAGTGCTCCAACTAAAGACAgaagctgcagagcagaaacgtgttggagtgaaagAACAAAACGTGGCGCTCCAAAGAAACAAGTTCAGTCAGCGAGGAAACCTTCGCATTAAAAATGAGAGTTGGATTAAAACATTGTTAACTCCATCACCAGCATATCTAGTTTCATCAGATATCTCCCAACGTCCTTTGCAGTCAATTCAAAACGAGGTCCAAACTTTTGTGTTCAATCATGAAATGTATCAGCGTCACTGAGAagtttcctccttttctttccatgaaaacacataaaaaacaatcactcaaagacagaagaagaagagaacagTTCCAAGTCATCCAATCAGAGCAGCACGTTCCTGACGAGCCTGACCTCCATCTCCGCTCCACAGGAGAAATATATGAATGTTTCGTCGGCTCATGCTGAGACTGAATTTATTTTCCTCGCAGCGAGTCAACAGATGTTGAGCAACAGGAAATAACTGAGGAGCAGCCGAGTCGCCATCACGCCGTGTGATGTGGGTCTCCGGCCCGCGGCTACAGATCAACCAGGcatctggacacacacatggatgAAAACGTGAGCATGCATGCAAACTTTTCCCCAAAAGTCTGTagttccttttaaaaaaaagacacttcgTGGACgttaacacgcacacacactttcacacattcacatcaccTCCCCGTGGCGTTGAGTTCCTGTTTCTGTGGAGCTCCGACGTCAGAATCACCTTCAGACTGCCGGACGGAGGGAAGAGTCTCCGCCTTTTAATGAGCCtcaataggaaaaaaaaaatagattcagAAAATGTTCCTTCATGTTGGAAAAGAGAAGAACGAGCGAAGACGTTTGACTGCTTGGATTTTTCCTGATGTGAGATCTGTGTCAACAGAGAAATACAATCCACTTCAGacctggacacacaacaaactcacaagaagacatttttaaagacgGATCAGTGATCTGGACCAGTGGACCGGTTCAGGTCGATTCTGGTACCTAACGGCAGCTCGTTTATTTGGTGTGGAGGATCAAAAACATGATGATTTTATGACCTGAtggattttaatattttgagcTGTCGGTTCGATTCCCCGTCGGTTGGATTCTTTGCTGATCCATCTTCTCTCCGAGAGCAacttaaaacaaacagtttatTTCAGAGCCTCCCTGCAGCTCTCAGAGATGGACGGAACGAAGACGAGCGACCTCCTGCAGAGCCGACGGAACCTTCTGTCtcagtttaaaattaaaacgAATAAAATCTTTTTCTGGAGCGTTCAGACACCCGTCTGCTCTCCGTTTCTCCAAAGTGGCTCTGAGAGCTCAACATACTCGACACAAACGTGCTGCAGGTACAACAACACAACGAAGTGTTGGGACGCGCCTCAGCAGGTTCACCAACACTTAGTCAAGTTGATGAAGATGTTTTCTCAACACGTCTGTCTCCTTAAGCTGAGGTGTGTCGAGCCCTCAGGGCCACCGTAGTTTCCTCTGACAGACGTTTCAGTCGtccctgttttctttcctgcagcagcttcacaaaCGTCACCGAGGCACCAGAGACTCAACCAGACCTTCAGTTTCCTGATGCGGTTTTGGTTCAGTGAGGAAAACAAGCAGGTACTTGCCAGCAGTCAGTGGTCCGAGCTGTCAGACGCCACCAGAGAGCCAGAGAGCCTGAAGGAGGGAGAACCAGGAGATGGTGAGCAGCTGGAAATAtcagtgtttgtttcctgttggtGGGAACGTGGGTGGCGaagatgctgcagctgctgcagctgtttttccaAAGTGCCCCCCCGAGATAAAACCAGATATTTTTAAGATCTGAGGGCTTTGGTGCTGAGACCCGATCTGGACTCAGAGGGACATTCCTTCATCCTGACTGATAGAAACCTGCTTTAAACTCTCTGGACTATCACAACAGATCAGGATCCAAAACCCCCACTGACCCCAGATCCACCACCAGGCGCTGTCACTCACCAAGTCCTGCAGTCCTGGAGTCGCAGCTCGGAGTTAACTCCTCGCCGACtcggaggatgatgatggttttCTTAGTTGAGGTCTCTTGAGATTCTGCAGAGACTGAAGGGTTGAAACTGTTTTCCCGTTGCTCGCTTTAATCCAGTCCCCTGCAGGTCCTGGTGGTGGTCTGGAAAAGTCCTCCATCTGTTCTGAAGCTGTCAGACCGATCGTTCGAAGAGGTCTCTCAGATCCTGAAATCTTTCCTCGGGTCCGCAGTGATCTGGTTTTCCTTTGAGTTGTGGATCAGACCTTCTTTTCCTTCACAGGCTGAGTGACAAAAACAGGATCCAACCCTTACAGAGTTCCTGAACTGTACTGATCCAGTGGTGACCAAAGAACCAGTCTGAGGAGAATCAAGAACCATGCAgggctcctgctgctcctgggtcaggtccaggtctcaTCCTGCCTTGTGGAAATCAATGGTCGTCCGCAGGCTCCTCACAGTCCTCACTGAGGATCAGGTCTCAGTCCGCAAAGATGCTCCAGGAGAACTACAGGAGGACTTTCCCCGCAGACCGAGGACCAGACCAGGTCCCCTAAACCCTGATCCTGGACTGTCAGGCAGGACTGCAGACGTCTGCTGCTCCTGAGGATCTggtttctcctgctgctgctgctgctgctgctgctgctgcctgactCTGTGACGCTCCACACTGCCGGGctgggagaggggggggggagggagagagagagggagggggggggggggagggggagggagagagagagagagggagggagggaaggggtggagagagggggagagagagagagagagagggaggggaaggggggagggagagggagagagagagggagggagagagagggggagggagagagagagggagggaggggaagggggggagagagaaggaagggggggagggagagggagagagagagggagggagagagaggggggagggagagagagagggagggaggggaagggggggagagagaaggaagggggggagggagagggagagagagagagggagggagagagagggagatggggagggagagagagagagagagggagagggggagggagagagagaaagagagggagagggggagggagagagagaaagggagggggaggggaagggggggagagagaaggaagggggCGGCgggggaggagagacagagccGGGgggagagggtgtgtgtgtcctcaggggAGAATGGAGGcggctctctcctctctcctctcccccccccccccccccacaccacccccccccccccccccctcgtcaCCCCTCTCGTATATTTACATGCTACTgtacccccctcctccctcacccCTCTTTACCCCGTTACCACAGCAGCCAGTTCCTTTTAAGGTTCAGTCCCTACACGCCGCTTCACTGAACCTCGCCAAATTAAAAGCTCTCActttcttcctcccccctttcctccccccttttctcccccctttCCTCACCCCCACCTCCACAGCTCAAGGGCCCAAGGCATGTTGGTAATTGTCCTATTTGTATAAATGCCAATAAAGTCCCACAAACATGAAGAGAGGGcagctactgtgtgtgtgtgtgtgtgtgtgaggacgcacacacacacaggtcgaATAATTTAAGCTGCGATTAAATATCTGTAACCActagaagacagaaaaaacgcacacacacctctttcATGATCGTACAACCTCGACAACAGCTTGAGTTGTGATGTTTGGATTCAGTGTGTCTGAGTTTCCTTCTGTGtgacaaccaggaagtaaagtttTTGTGATGACGTTACACCGAAAGGCCTGAAGTTCTAGTTTTTATAATCTCCATGTttgttctcctccagctccagaggAAGCTGTCTGCAGGTGGCGTGAATTGTTACAAACTGAGTCTGACTCAGGATCAGTCCGGTCCAGTTCGGCGGACAGACTGCAGAGTTTAGGATGTAAAAGGAAAGAATCATTTAGAAccttgttgctgctgttggacCGGAGTCTGAATCTGACATTtcattcttgtgtgtgtttccaagtTCAGCGTCTCATCCAGTGACTGGACGGAGGTGGGTCATTCTGGACCTGAATAATATCTCAGCTAATATGACACGCAGGTTTGTTAAAGAAGTGTGTCGTCATTGTTAGTCGGCAACAGCTCgggatgaaagtgaaaaagtcTCACTTTGGTCCAACCTTCACAGACCACCTGTGGTGAGAACAGACTCCTGGATGTCCAACTGAGGTCACGTGACCTGAAACGCTTCGTGGAGGTTcggaaccagaaccaggagctCTGGACGAGCTCGTGTTGGAGCCAACCACTAATCAGCCTCCTCGTTAGCTGCAGCCAATTACCTGAGGTCGCTCGTTAgaggcagctgctgcttcagcaaatcatgtacacacacagacacacaaagacacagcagtGAAGTTTAATTGTTCATTCATTGAAGATAAACTGTTCACCAGCAGTTTCACGGACACGTGGTTGTGTTGCAGCGCCGCCAAGTGGCCACTCATGAAAACTGCAGGAAATGATGACACAAGtggaaggaaacaaggaaatgaGGAAAGGAGACCAAAAAAGGAATTCCTCAGTTGAATTGttgagtgtttttgtctttggcCTCATTGAGATGaaacttttgtgtgttttgtgtttccactCTGAGAGTGTCCTCTTTTCATAAAGTCTCaggagctgatgaagaaacatccaaaccagagaccacatttctacatttcccacaattcACCTGGGCAACATCTTGAATTCGGCCCTCGCTGTTTGGTCAAAGCCGATTTGGAGAATGAGACcactgaaaacaacagaagaTGGAAAAGACGGTAAAACTTGAattaacagaagaaaataaaatgtgaagctGTAGTTTCCTGCTGAGACAGCTGCAGGTCATGATGGTCCTCAGTCGCTCTCAGCAGCTCAGAGGGTTAAAGAAAACCTGAGAACACCTCCAGATCCGGACTCAGACTCTGATCCTGCTTCAACCCAAAAGAGAAATCAGACCATTTTTATAGCTGATTGGACTCAGGTCGTCTccctgctctctgattggctcatcAAACTGATGGCAGACAAAACAACTGTTGATCGTGTCGATTTAGAAGATGTCACTCAAACAGAGTTTGAACTCTGGTGACCTTAAGTTTGAACCCTTAGACTGACTTCACCTTTTTCTTCTATCTTTGGcttgtctgtttggtttttaaaatccAGCAGGCGTCGTTTGAAAAAATACATCATCACAATCATTTCATCAGAAAACCTCATTCAAGTGTTTTGGGCATcctgtaaccatggcaacagtgctgctgtttggagCAGAGCTTCCTGAGTTCTGCTGAGcgacacaaagagacacagacaccaGCCCAGCGTTTTATGAGGCCGATAATCCGCCACACAAACAGAACTGCTGGGAAATCAACTCTCTGGGAGATTAACGGGCTGCGGACAGAAGTCAGCTGACTCTGAAACGATTCTTCTGTCATCGAAACGCAGCATCCACACTTTTCACTCAGCTCACAGCAGACAACAAAACCTGAGAGGTCTATTATTCTTGTGTCCCTCAGTGTCCTGACACTGTTTACACTATTTAACTTCACTTCTCCAATCTGAACTGTAGATGAAGCGCCCAGTAAGTTTACAGCAACACAGCTGAGGCCGTCGCTTCTGGAGTTTTAGATCGCAACTAAACTTTTACAAACATGGTGATTTAAGTCTaatgaacaagaacaagaaccTGAGTTGTTGAAGACAACACAAGAAATAGAAGCTATTAACTGATAAATGATGGGAATTCACAAAATGGAGAAGTGAAATCAGTTAATGTTCATTTAAAGTGATGTTGAGCTTTGGACGGCCAACATGGCTGCGTAtcgcaacacaacacacaaacacaacagacaggcAAAGATTCAAGGCCTCGAAagaagcttttatttatttcaacctCGCTACCTACTCACACATACAAAGGTCACAGCTTGaaaacaagtgtgtgtctgttggtgtaGAAATGATCAAATACTCTTCATCATCCCACTTTTAGCATCTTGTAATCGTCAGAGTTCATCATGAGACCAACAACAGTCATACAACAGGACCGTCGTCTGTCGCCGTGGAAACCGACTACACAGACATCAAACGTAATCAGGAAGCCTCCTCAGgtaatagttaataataaatattgtcAAAGTTATGAGCTTCATTATTAATTGTGATTAATTGTGTTTACGATCTTTTGGATTAGAAAAGTTGGTTCTGCTCAGTTTCAATGACACATCGAATGATTATTTTCACttcagataaatgtttttgtctttccaaCAGATTTCAGGTCTTTGAAAGATTCCTGATTGGTTcccaaaaatgtgtttggatCTGGAAATCTTCAGCTGGtacagatttttatattttctactGAATCAGTTCTCAAACGTCAAACTGTCTGATTGTTTCAGAACAGCTGGACCTGACTTATTGTTCTGACATCCCATGACTCCCCTCCTTCTGTCGTCTCAGACCTTTACCGCCGTGTCCGAGCTCTTCACTCGTTGATCtcgtcctcctcatcctcaaaGTTCTCCTCGCCGTCGTTGGCGGTGGCCTCCTGGTACTGCTGGTACTCGGACACCAGGTCGTTCATGTTGCTCTCCGCCTCGGTGAACTCCATCTCATCCATGCCCTCGCCGGTAAACCAGTGGAGGAAGGCCTTTCGGCGGAACATGGCCGAGAACTGCTCTGAGATCCTCTTGAACAGCTCCTGGATGGCTGTGCTGTTGCCAATGAATGTGGCGGCCATTTTCAGCCCGCGAGGAGCAATGTCGCAGACGGCAACCTTCACATTATTGGGGATCCACTCCACGAAGTAGCTGCTGTTCTTGTTCTGAACGTTCAGCATCTGCTCATCCACCTCCTTCATGGACATGGGCCCACGGAAGACGGTGGCAACGGTCAGATAGCGGCCGTGGCGAGGGTCACAGGCCGCCATCATGTTCCTGGCGTCGAACATCTGCTGCGTGAGCTCTGGAACAGTGAGGGCTCGGTATTGCTGACTGCCCCTCGCTGTCAGAGGAGCGAACCCTGGCATGAAGAAGTGGAGTCTGGGGAAAGGCACCATGTTGACGGCCAGCTTGCGTAGATCTGCGTTGAGTTGTCCGGGGAAACGGAGTGAGGTGGTCACGCCGCTCATGGTGGCCGACACCAGGTGGTTGAGGTCTCCGTAGGTCGGCGTGGTGAGTTTCAGAGTGCGGAAGCAGATGTCGTAAAGTGCCTCGTTGTCGATGCAGTAGGTCTCGTCCGTGTTTTCGACCAGCTGGTGGACTGACAGGGTGGCGTTGTACGGCTCCACAACAGTGTCCGACACCTGACGGGACAAAAGAAGAACTGATGTCAAACAAGGTCACGGAGGCAGAGCTCCACGAGTTTCCTCCTCGTACCTTCGGTGAGGGCATGACACTGAAGGTGTTCATGATCCGGTCCGGATACTCCTCCCGGATCTTGCTGATCAGCAGGGTGCCCATGCCCGAGCCGGTGCCGCCGCCCAGAGAGTGAGTCAGCTGGAAACCCTGAGACACAGCACACAGGATGAGTCGCTCTGTTTACTCATTTATTCGTTTACTTATTAGTTTCATGTGTGAACACAAGCAGCTGGTTCTAAAGCCGATTACAACCAGCATCATTTTAAAGTGACTGACTCATTTAATCTGATCTCAGAATGATTAGATTGGATCTGGTTGGTAATTCAGGATTCATACAAGTAATCACGAAATTAAATAAACGTGAAAAAAGTAAACTGTACTTTGGCTCCGCCTACAGTGGTTTTAATCAACCAATGTCCTGTTCACCTGGAGACAGTCGCAGTGCTCACACTCCTTCCTCACGACGTCCAGGACCGAGTCCACGAGCTCCGCCCCCTCCGTGTAGTGACCTTTGGCCCAGTTGTTCCCCGCACCTGTCTGACCTGCagacaaccaatcagatcagggaaaatctgtgtgtgaaatataaaacGATCAGCACAACAGATGGGATCATGTGTGCGGACCCAGACTGCTGTGGTGACCCAGTTTTCGGGGACAGGAGGTCTGTGAAGCTGCTGGATTAGATTTCATGTGTGACAGTTTATAAAACCCTTCAGTGTGTTCGTGCTGCCGCTGCGTCACCATGCTCCTGAAGctacccacaaaaaaaaaaaaaaacatggcatcTTTTttccagcagagagcagctgctgaacTTAGAGGAGCTTTTAGGTGATTCCCACGagtggtggagaccaaacactgAGCTAAAGCATCTACCCCACAACAGGTGGAATAAAATTTCACTTCAGACAAAGAATCTGATGAGTTCAGAAAAGCTTGTGTTACCAAAGATGAAGTTGTCCGGTCTGAAGAGTTGTCCAAAAGCACCTGAGCGAACGCTGTCCATGGTTCCTGGTTCCAGGTCAACCAACACCGCCCGGGGGACATATTTatgtgctgcacaaacacacaaaggaaggTCAGCCCTGCCTTGTTTCACTGAAGGTGCTCCATCTTGGAAGGACCCCACTATAAAACCTCTTCCAGGAGATGTGAGCTGCACGTTGCAGGAGTGGCTGTTCAGGtttgaatcaaataaaatgaataaaataaaccttCAGGGGAATCAGAGCAAACGGaagacagtttttattttttcttcagtgtcGCAGCGAATCAGTGAAAACAAGCTACATGTGGTGAAATaacagaattttattttcccagattgcagccttttttttttttttgtaaccgAGAGCTTCACACATGAACTGATGGAGTGGAAGAAAAAGATCATTCAACTAGAACGAAGGGAAAGATCAAACTGAAGCTGCAGCGATGGATGAAGTTCTGGTTTGTTTGAAatggttttcagttttttagtagaagttgaactttgacctcagTGACTCGGCTGTACTTACAGGACGCTTCGTTGTAGTAGACGTTGACTCTGTCCAGCTGAAGAGCCGAGTCACCCACATAGTTTCCCGCCGGGTCGATGCCGTGCTCGTCACTGATCACTTCCCAGAACTGAGtcacagcaggagagaagaaaagacatgtgacttcctgtcctctctgaCTCCGACAgacttcatgtttttaaaaggtCGAGGCCGTCACAGTCTGTGGACACAACATCGTGTCCGTCCACCCTGCAGGTCCAGTTTCCTCAACACAGAATAAATTCAACCAAACCAAATAACAGagatctgtccatctgtccatccaggCAGTCAGAAAACATCGACCTGGACGGCTGGTCCAATATTACCCAGCATCCTTTGTTTCCACAGTGGactgctgtctctctttttttaactttaagaCTCACACTAGaatagttgtgtgtttgttcagagccccagtgtgagtgtgagtgtgtgtgtgtgtgtgtgtgtgtgtgtgtgttcacccaGATTCCTGGAAgtctttctgcccccccccacggATGACTTTATTAGTTCACTCATTCACTCCTTTCCTCTCTGGACTGATCCATTAAATTTCGATCAGTCAGGTCACGTGGTGCAGCCGGTGACACCATAAGCAGAGAACTGACTGAGTCcatggttctggttctggtcctcAGAACTAAACCCGGTCTGTACCTTGGTCCCGATCTGGTTCCCGCACTGTCCGGCCTGGATGTGAACGATCTCCCTCatcttatttcttcttctttgccttCTCtgctggtcctggttctggtcccgGTCTGTCCGTCCTCCTGCTCGGAGCCGCCGTCCGTCAGATAAACGAGGcgcgctcctcctcctctcatgcGCGTCCACGCGACCACGCCCTGGTCAGGCGGGGGGGGGCATTAAAGGTCCTTCTACATTATAACAACACCGGCTGAAGTCCAGACAAGCAGGCTGCTATTTAACAAGAGGACTTTCTGAAGTCGGTttacattgaagtctatgggaaaatgtccctcctcctccctgatgagtttctggtctcagtctgaaatacaacgtgatgttaatttttttgaatgaagctccatttagcaggaaccagagcaggaacagaatcAACAATAAAGTATAAATGTGACAGGAAGTCTGACTTGGATTTCCTTCTGGATGAGGACCGAGTCCGGCCGTTTCTCTGGTTCCCACAGAGAGCGGAGCAGATGTACAGTCCTGCTGCTGGATTCCTGTTTTATGGCTCACAGTTCTGTGTAAAGTGACACTGGCcggcctcagcagcagctgactgcTCTTCATCATCGTCTCTGAGGAACCTGACAAGCAAAACTCCCCTGTAGGTGTCAGACATTCAGAGCCTCAGTCATTATCCAGAAAACAAGgagacattcagtgtgtgtttttagttagttctggTTTTCTGAGCTTCTACAGAGAGTCTGAACTGAGTCAGGCAGGGTCAGCTGATTATCTGGAGcatttttaaagatgaaaaacaggaagaactcATTGTGGCTCTAAACATGTCGAACAAAAAgatctgtgatgtttttttctctccatcgaGGATCTTCAGGTTTAGAGAGGCAATCAGAACCAGATAAACCTGGAAAACAATCTTTATCCATATTTGATTCAcaggaacatttttatttattttacagctttgcAAAGACAATatctaaaaaacacacaaacagtcagttAAAACCCTGCTGCTGAGTATCGGGACAAACAGGAAGATCTCCAGTTTCTCTAAAATCGGAGTGTGAAGCGGACACACTAACAGTCGCCCTCTCCGGTGAACTGCAGTATGGAGGACGACGTGTAGAGCAGCAGCTGACCCACCAGTCTGCTCAGGTGGCTGAAGCAGCGCAGCACCGACCTGCAACCAAAACACCGGAGCTGTCAGTTGGCACAACGCAGACAAGGCCACCTGCCGAGGAAGATCAGGAGCCAGGATCCACCACTGAGTGAAGGCGAACTCACCTGAGCACCTGTTTCACCGTGGTGCACCTGAAGTCGTAGGACAGCGAGTACATCTCATACAGAGTGGCCTTGACTCCCAGGCAGCACAGGAAGTCCTTCGGGTGCAGCTtgtagaggtcaaaggtcagtttaGCAATCTCATTCCTCTTCGGCTGCCGGAAACTTGGCGAGATCTGAGTGGCACAGCAAAAGAGaagctggagctgcagagatCTGGACTCAGGTTCACCCTGTACACCTGACGCCacctggtggaggagctgacgAGTGAAAAACAAACCCCCTGCAGTGGAATCTGGACCCAGCTCTGGTTTTTACATAAATTAGGACGTTTCTAATCCCAGATTCATCTTGTGGCTGCAAAAACCATTGTAATCACTAAAAACTTAAACTAGTAAGTATTAATTCTGACTCACTTGTTTTGAAAAGTGCTACACAAAAGGagaattattcattattcttgTTAGAAGGGGGGAGTTAAAGGGGTCATCTCCAGAGACAGCAGAGCTGAATTATTGGAGGGCCTCCCTCACTCACCTTGTTCTGGGCCCACATCTCTCCTTCCTGCAGCACCATGAGGGCCGTGTTGTCAGGCAGAGTCTGGAAGAAGTCCTCAGAGTCCACCACAGTCCCGTCctcctccaggaccagagtcaggAAGACGAAGGACCGCACAAAGCTCCTGGCAACCTGAGAGCACGAAGGAAACCCGTGACTGACCTGATCCTGGTTTTTGGACTCGGTCCTGAACAACATGGCGGCCTGATCCAGCAGGTCGTCCAAGGACGAGGCCACCAGGACCTGACGCTGCCAGAGGGTCCGGGAGCACACCGCAAAGGAGCGGGACTGGGCCGGGGACAGGAAGTGCCGGGAGATGGTGGTCTGGACTGTGTTTACCGACCTGGGAGAGACGAGCAGATGGGTCAGACCGGTACGGAAACTAGACCAGAACCGTGCAGGAGCCGGATCACCCACCTCCTCAGGGGCTCCGGCACCAGAGCTCGGGCGTATTTCACTCCAGACTGGATAGACAGAGGCGCCATGGTGATGCGGATcggaaccagaaccagaaccagctGAGTGGCCTCACCTTTAAACCTCATTACCAACGGTGGCCTCTGATTGGTCCGTCAGCAGAGCACACAGCTGATCAACTCCCAAATAAAATTAAGTAAAGATATGAATGACTAAAAGAACCAGAATACATTTATCACATCTAATTTAGCAACAGAAGAACTAAGTCAgctaatataaaaatattttaaggttTGAATTTCCAGCAGTTGATTTCTAATAATTACAGGATCAGCCTGGAAGCACACAAAATTTTAGTTTcaactgtttttattcacagaAAATGGAATCAAGTTTTATTGAAGTCACGAAGAAtagaaaatactaaataaaaatttctctttctctctctgcatgttTAAACAGTGAGTAAAAATAACATGATTTCCCTCTGAAGAGCTGTAATAATTCACATCTCTCCCCACTCACACATACTTCTTTAGGAGGAGGTTGTTCCAAAGTTGAAGAAAAAATTAATCTTTAAATTGGCTCAGGTACATATTTAAGGATTTTATGAAGGAACAGAGCtggtatttgtttgtttcagtgtgagctgagattagGGAGAATTTGGTATTTGCagatcaaataataaaaatccccAAGCCTTTATTTATAAGAAccagcagggaaaaaaataatttacacagaaggaaaaataacCCAGAGAGACTACGTTGGTTTGAGCCTGCTTTCACATACAAGACTGTCATCGTTAGATCTGATTAGGTTTAAATTTACTGACTTCATTGTCATTGTAAGCAGAAAAACTAAATTAGAGCTAAAACTCAATCTGGG from Echeneis naucrates chromosome 20, fEcheNa1.1, whole genome shotgun sequence includes:
- the cidea gene encoding cell death activator CIDE-A — encoded protein: MAPLSIQSGVKYARALVPEPLRRSVNTVQTTISRHFLSPAQSRSFAVCSRTLWQRQVLVASSLDDLLDQAAMSFVRSFVFLTLVLEEDGTVVDSEDFFQTLPDNTALMVLQEGEMWAQNKISPSFRQPKRNEIAKLTFDLYKLHPKDFLCCLGVKATLYEMYSLSYDFRCTTVKQVLRSVLRCFSHLSRLVGQLLLYTSSSILQFTGEGDC